The nucleotide window GGCGATGGACAGGCGCCAGATGAACGGCGTCCCGTCGAGCCCGGCATCGGCCGGGAAAATGGTGATCTGGGTGGTGGTCCCCTTGCCGTTTTTCCACGGCATGGACTGATAATCGGCGGGCTTCAGAATCCGGGCTTCGGTCGGCATAACGCTCCTCAGGTCAGTCGTGCGGGCCAACCCTAGCCTTCTGTCCGCCTGCGGCGATAGCGCCCTTGACTCAAGGCCCGCGGGGCACATTTATACCGGACGAAATTGATCCGGATAGGGCGGCACCTTCGCCGCCGCCAAAAGGGCGGTCGCCGGGCGCGGGTTGCCGGTCGGGAGTGAGGAACGATGATCCGATTCAGCCGTATGGCGGACTATGGCGTGGTGGTCATGACCGCACTGGCGCGTTCGGGCGATATGGCGCCGATGCCGGCCTCTGATCTGGCCCATGCGACGCGCCTGCCGCAGCCGACCGTATCGCAGGTGGCCAAGCGCCTGACCCAGGCCGGTCTGCTGGTTTCCGTGCGGGGCCCGGCCGGCGGTTATGGCCTCGGCCGGCCGCCATCCGAGATCAATGTGGCGGAGATCATCAGCGCGCTTGACGGGCCTATTCTGCTGGCCGACTGCCTGGAAGGGCCGGCCGGCGTGTGTGACCTGGAGGCGGTGTGTCAGGTGCGCGCGCCCTGGCGGCAGGTGAGCCTGGCGGTGCGCCGCTCGCTGGAGGCGGTCTCCCTAGCCAACATGCTGGAGCCAGTGACCGCCGGCTCCGCTGCCGATGACGAGCACCACGACGGACCGGTTGCGGTCGGTGGCGCAAGTCGCGCCGGCGTCCATGGCGACGCCCGCGCCGCGGGCTGACCCCTAAACACCCAGCACCAGAAACGAGACCCGCAATGAGCGAGACCACCACGGCCCGCGTGGCCAAGGCCACAGATGACCTGTCCTCCGACCGGGCGGTGGATGATGCCGTCGCCGCATTGGGCGGCGGCAAGGACTATCGCTACGGCTTCACCACCGACATCGAATCGGACATGGCGCCCAAGGGGCTGAGCGAGGACATCGTCCGCTTCATTTCCGCCAAGAAGGAAGAGCCGGAGTGGCTGTTGGCGTGGCGCCTCAAGGCATTCCGTCTGTGGCAGCAGATTGCACCGGAAGAGCCGGAGTGGGCGCGCATCAGCCACCCGCCCATCGACTA belongs to Alphaproteobacteria bacterium and includes:
- a CDS encoding Rrf2 family transcriptional regulator, with amino-acid sequence MIRFSRMADYGVVVMTALARSGDMAPMPASDLAHATRLPQPTVSQVAKRLTQAGLLVSVRGPAGGYGLGRPPSEINVAEIISALDGPILLADCLEGPAGVCDLEAVCQVRAPWRQVSLAVRRSLEAVSLANMLEPVTAGSAADDEHHDGPVAVGGASRAGVHGDARAAG